A window from Hymenobacter volaticus encodes these proteins:
- a CDS encoding glycoside hydrolase family 28 protein, whose translation MKHLTVYLFALIASSSFALRPTTEKQVASAAAVPDLPKVVEPSFSKDTFNIVKYGAVADGQTLNTEAFRKAIEACSQKGGVVLVPRGLWLTGPIELKNNVNLHVKRGALVQFSNKLSDFKLIKTNWEGVDAVRNQSPISGYDLQNIAITGEGTFDGAGDAWRMVKKEKLNEGQWQKLVKSGGVVDAKGTTWYPTAQSLKGSTTAKPGILQPGKDVADFADIKDFLRPNMLSLQRCKKILLEDFTIQNSPAWTIHPLLCEDITLRNVTARNPWYGQNTDALDLESCRNGIVENCTFDVGDDGICIKSGRDEQGRKRGVPTENFIIRDTKVYHAHGGFVIGSEMSGGARNLYVSNCTFIGTDVGLRFKTARGRGGIVENIFVDGVDMTDIAGEAILFDMYYAAKDPVQVNGEAFSIPEIQAEPLGEGTPQFRNFRIKNVTCKGAATGILVRGLPEMNVKDIEIENAVLESKRGLVCQEGSGISLKNVALFSTETKPVLEVQNSQNITLDNIRYAAGADLLLRVTGDRSKAVKLVNTNTKSAKKDVEIGQKVAKKVVTISQR comes from the coding sequence ATGAAACATCTCACCGTTTACCTTTTTGCCCTCATTGCCAGCTCCAGCTTCGCACTCCGGCCCACAACCGAAAAGCAAGTGGCAAGCGCGGCCGCCGTGCCCGACCTGCCGAAAGTGGTGGAGCCCTCGTTTAGCAAAGACACCTTCAACATTGTGAAATACGGCGCGGTAGCCGACGGTCAGACGTTAAATACCGAGGCATTCCGCAAGGCCATTGAGGCGTGCAGCCAGAAGGGCGGCGTGGTGCTCGTACCACGCGGCTTGTGGCTCACGGGGCCTATCGAACTGAAAAATAACGTGAACCTGCACGTAAAGCGTGGCGCGCTAGTCCAGTTCAGCAACAAGCTCTCAGACTTCAAGCTGATCAAAACCAATTGGGAAGGCGTGGATGCCGTGCGCAATCAGTCGCCTATTTCTGGCTACGATCTGCAAAACATTGCCATCACCGGGGAAGGTACTTTCGACGGAGCCGGCGACGCTTGGCGCATGGTAAAGAAAGAGAAGCTCAACGAAGGCCAGTGGCAGAAGCTGGTGAAGTCGGGCGGCGTGGTCGATGCCAAGGGAACCACGTGGTATCCCACGGCTCAGTCGTTGAAAGGCTCTACTACGGCAAAGCCCGGCATCTTGCAGCCCGGTAAAGACGTTGCCGATTTCGCCGACATCAAAGATTTCCTGCGGCCCAACATGCTGAGTTTGCAGCGCTGCAAGAAAATTCTGCTGGAAGACTTTACCATTCAAAACTCCCCGGCCTGGACCATTCACCCGCTGCTTTGCGAAGACATTACGCTCCGCAACGTAACGGCCCGCAACCCCTGGTACGGCCAAAATACCGACGCCCTCGACCTGGAATCGTGCCGCAACGGCATTGTAGAAAACTGCACCTTCGACGTGGGCGATGATGGTATCTGCATCAAGTCGGGCCGCGACGAGCAGGGCCGCAAGCGCGGCGTACCCACCGAAAACTTCATTATCCGCGACACCAAAGTGTACCACGCGCACGGTGGCTTCGTGATTGGCTCTGAAATGTCGGGCGGGGCGCGCAACCTGTACGTGAGCAACTGCACCTTTATTGGTACCGACGTAGGCCTGCGGTTCAAGACCGCGCGCGGCCGCGGTGGCATCGTGGAAAACATCTTCGTGGACGGCGTTGATATGACCGATATTGCCGGCGAAGCCATCCTGTTCGACATGTACTACGCCGCCAAGGACCCGGTGCAAGTGAACGGCGAAGCGTTTTCTATTCCTGAAATTCAAGCCGAACCGCTAGGGGAGGGCACGCCGCAATTCCGCAACTTCCGCATCAAGAACGTGACGTGCAAAGGCGCGGCCACCGGCATCTTAGTCCGGGGTCTGCCCGAAATGAACGTGAAGGATATTGAAATTGAAAACGCGGTGCTGGAAAGCAAAAGGGGCCTGGTATGCCAGGAAGGTAGTGGCATTAGCCTGAAAAACGTGGCCTTGTTCTCCACCGAAACCAAGCCCGTGCTGGAAGTGCAAAACAGCCAGAACATCACTCTCGACAACATCCGGTATGCCGCCGGCGCCGACCTGCTACTGCGCGTCACTGGCGACCGTAGCAAAGCCGTGAAGCTCGTTAACACCAACACCAAATCGGCGAAGAAGGACGTGGAAATCGGCCAGAAAGTCGCCAAAAAGGTGGTCACGATTTCGCAACGGTAG
- a CDS encoding glycoside hydrolase family 88 protein codes for MSFRRFLSAGLLLASLTTNAQTLAKPATGPAMSQRMADAFISWHPDSILIGTRKTARWDYEQGLMMKALERVWERTGDARYFTYIQKDLDQFVLPDGTIRTYKLEDYNLDNLTTGHALLLLSQLSLGSQATQQKYVKAAQLLRKQLDGQPRTQAGGFWHKKIYPNQMWLDGLYMAEPFYAEYSKLFNQPAGFDDVAKQFALIEKNLVDPKTGLLYHGYDESKEQKWANKTTGQSPNFWDRGMGWYAMALVDVLDYFPANHPQRAQLIKDVQRLAPVLAKYQDPKTGTWSLVVDQATRKGNYAEASGSSMFVYALAKGVRMGYLDSKYAAVAKKGYDGLLKTFVATEGNALAFNGTVSVGGLGGNPYRDGSFEYYLSEPLRKNDLKGVGPFILASVEMEIAAESALGKGKTVAVDNYFNHETRKNNLSGQTETWHYTWEERTHGGFYLWGNQFRELGAKTVTVPTAPTAASLKGVNVYIIVDPDSKKESPQPNFVKPADVQAVTDWVKAGGTLMLMANDTSNCEIPRFNTLAKAFGITFTNTSMNMVKGDQFEQGLVKFPAGNAVFKTAKTAYVKELSVLDVKSSATPLVSTGSSVIMATAKLGKGTVFAIGDPWLYNEYTDGRKIPDTFDNFEAGKDLATWLLQQSGR; via the coding sequence ATGTCCTTTCGCCGCTTCCTTTCCGCCGGCCTCCTGCTGGCCTCCCTTACCACCAACGCGCAAACGCTGGCCAAACCGGCCACTGGTCCGGCTATGTCGCAGCGCATGGCAGACGCTTTCATTAGCTGGCACCCCGATTCTATTCTAATCGGCACTCGCAAAACCGCCCGTTGGGACTACGAGCAAGGATTGATGATGAAGGCCTTGGAGCGCGTGTGGGAGCGTACCGGCGACGCCCGCTACTTCACTTACATCCAAAAAGACCTCGACCAGTTTGTGTTGCCCGACGGCACGATTCGCACCTACAAGCTGGAAGACTATAACCTTGACAACCTAACCACTGGTCACGCGCTGCTGCTCTTAAGCCAACTGTCGTTGGGCAGCCAAGCAACGCAGCAGAAGTACGTGAAGGCCGCGCAACTACTGCGCAAGCAGCTCGACGGCCAGCCGCGCACCCAAGCGGGCGGCTTCTGGCACAAGAAAATCTACCCGAACCAGATGTGGCTCGATGGTCTCTACATGGCCGAGCCGTTCTACGCCGAGTACAGCAAGCTCTTCAACCAGCCCGCCGGCTTCGACGATGTGGCCAAGCAGTTTGCTCTCATCGAGAAGAACCTAGTGGACCCCAAAACCGGCCTGCTCTACCACGGCTACGACGAAAGCAAAGAGCAGAAATGGGCCAACAAAACCACCGGCCAGTCGCCCAACTTTTGGGACCGGGGCATGGGCTGGTACGCCATGGCGCTCGTGGATGTACTCGACTATTTCCCCGCCAATCATCCGCAGCGGGCGCAGCTCATCAAAGACGTGCAACGCCTAGCCCCGGTGCTAGCCAAGTACCAAGACCCCAAAACCGGCACTTGGTCGTTGGTGGTTGACCAAGCCACCCGCAAAGGCAATTACGCCGAAGCTTCGGGCAGCAGCATGTTTGTGTACGCGCTGGCCAAAGGCGTGCGCATGGGCTACCTCGACAGCAAGTACGCGGCCGTGGCCAAGAAAGGCTACGATGGATTGCTGAAAACCTTTGTGGCTACGGAAGGCAACGCGCTGGCCTTCAACGGCACAGTGAGCGTAGGAGGCCTCGGCGGCAATCCGTACCGGGATGGTAGTTTCGAGTATTACTTGAGCGAACCGCTCCGCAAAAACGACCTGAAAGGCGTGGGCCCCTTTATTCTGGCCAGCGTGGAAATGGAAATTGCTGCTGAAAGTGCTCTAGGCAAAGGTAAAACGGTAGCCGTTGATAACTACTTCAACCACGAAACGCGCAAAAACAACCTCAGTGGGCAAACGGAGACCTGGCACTACACTTGGGAGGAACGCACCCACGGCGGCTTCTACTTGTGGGGCAACCAGTTTCGCGAATTAGGTGCCAAAACCGTAACGGTGCCCACTGCCCCCACCGCCGCGTCCTTGAAAGGAGTAAACGTGTACATCATCGTCGATCCGGACAGCAAGAAAGAGTCGCCGCAACCCAACTTCGTGAAGCCTGCCGACGTGCAGGCCGTGACGGATTGGGTGAAAGCGGGTGGCACGCTCATGTTGATGGCCAATGACACCTCGAACTGCGAGATTCCGCGTTTCAATACGCTGGCAAAAGCATTTGGCATCACCTTCACGAACACCAGCATGAATATGGTGAAAGGCGACCAGTTCGAGCAGGGCCTAGTGAAATTCCCGGCGGGCAATGCAGTTTTCAAAACCGCCAAAACCGCCTACGTGAAAGAGTTATCGGTGCTAGACGTGAAGAGTTCCGCTACGCCCTTGGTGAGCACCGGCAGCAGCGTCATCATGGCTACCGCCAAATTGGGCAAAGGAACCGTGTTTGCCATCGGCGACCCGTGGCTGTACAACGAGTACACCGACGGACGCAAAATCCCGGATACCTTCGACAACTTCGAAGCCGGCAAAGACCTAGCGACCTGGCTGCTGCAACAGTCTGGCCGCTAA
- a CDS encoding LacI family DNA-binding transcriptional regulator: protein METFTIKDIARELNLSTSTVSRALRGSYEINPETKRLVMECAERLNYRPNPIALSLKGSSSRAIGVIVPQIANYFFSQAINGIEAIAYNRGYHVIIFQSQESYEREMANVNQAMSRKVDGLLISLSSETSDVSHLRDVIDKQVPVVLFDRVSAALNVTQVVADNFGGAFAATEHLIQSGRRRIAHLTIQPWLSITQERLAGYRAALEKYGLEFDENLIRYGTFGPDEVGPMVDELMALDPIPDAFFTASDRLAVGCLKALHQRRLAIPEDVSLIGFTNLNVADLLSPSLSTVVQPAQEIGQVAAERLIDLIENKQRAKPVDTVKIPTELIVRNSTSLAEHAEPLGVTRTL, encoded by the coding sequence TTGGAAACATTCACGATAAAAGACATTGCCCGCGAGCTTAACCTTTCCACTTCTACCGTGTCCCGTGCCTTACGGGGCAGCTACGAGATCAATCCGGAAACTAAGCGGCTGGTAATGGAATGCGCGGAGCGGCTCAACTACCGGCCCAACCCCATTGCGCTCAGTCTGAAAGGCAGTTCTAGCCGTGCTATCGGAGTTATTGTACCCCAAATTGCCAACTATTTCTTCTCGCAGGCCATCAACGGCATCGAGGCCATTGCTTACAACCGCGGTTACCACGTTATCATCTTCCAAAGCCAGGAATCATACGAGCGGGAGATGGCCAACGTAAACCAGGCCATGTCGCGCAAGGTGGACGGGTTGCTGATTTCTCTTTCCAGCGAAACGTCGGATGTGTCGCACCTGCGCGACGTAATTGATAAGCAGGTACCCGTGGTGTTGTTCGACCGGGTGTCGGCGGCGCTGAACGTGACGCAAGTAGTGGCCGACAATTTCGGCGGCGCTTTTGCTGCTACCGAGCACCTGATTCAATCGGGGCGGCGGCGCATTGCGCACCTTACCATTCAGCCGTGGCTGAGCATCACGCAGGAGCGCTTGGCAGGTTACCGCGCCGCTCTGGAAAAGTATGGCTTAGAATTCGATGAAAACCTGATCCGGTACGGCACGTTTGGCCCCGACGAAGTAGGCCCGATGGTCGACGAACTCATGGCCCTCGACCCTATCCCCGACGCCTTCTTTACCGCCTCCGACCGGCTAGCCGTTGGTTGCCTGAAAGCGCTGCACCAGCGCCGGCTCGCCATTCCCGAAGATGTATCCCTTATTGGCTTTACGAACCTGAACGTCGCCGATTTGCTGTCTCCTTCCCTGAGCACCGTGGTGCAGCCAGCGCAGGAAATAGGGCAAGTAGCCGCCGAAAGGCTGATTGACTTGATTGAAAACAAGCAGCGCGCCAAGCCCGTCGATACCGTTAAGATTCCAACTGAGCTTATCGTCCGCAACTCTACAAGCTTGGCCGAACACGCAGAGCCTCTAGGAGTAACACGCACGCTGTAA
- the kduD gene encoding 2-dehydro-3-deoxy-D-gluconate 5-dehydrogenase KduD, whose amino-acid sequence MALAASFDLTGKRALVTGCTRGIGQAMAIGLAEAGADIIGVSASLALEGSETEQAVQALGREFKAYKADFGDRAQVDTFITQVQADFPQIDILINNAGTIKRAPAAEHSDELWDEVLAINLDAPFRLARAIGGQMLRQGSGKIIFTASLLTFQGGINVPGYAASKGAIGSVVKALANEWAGRGVNVNAIAPGYIATDNTEALRNDPDRSASILGRIPAGRWGTPDDFKGPTVFLASSAADYVHGTILTVDGGWMGR is encoded by the coding sequence ATGGCTTTAGCTGCTTCCTTCGATTTAACTGGCAAACGTGCCCTAGTAACGGGCTGTACTCGGGGGATCGGGCAGGCAATGGCCATTGGATTGGCCGAGGCGGGCGCCGATATCATCGGCGTGTCGGCCTCTTTGGCGCTCGAAGGCAGTGAAACCGAGCAGGCAGTGCAGGCTCTAGGCCGCGAGTTCAAAGCCTACAAAGCCGATTTCGGCGACCGGGCGCAAGTGGATACGTTTATCACCCAAGTGCAGGCCGACTTCCCGCAAATCGACATCCTGATCAACAACGCCGGCACCATCAAAAGGGCTCCGGCGGCCGAGCACTCCGACGAGTTGTGGGATGAAGTGTTAGCCATCAACCTCGATGCACCGTTCCGGTTGGCGCGCGCCATCGGCGGCCAAATGCTGCGCCAAGGTTCGGGCAAAATCATTTTTACGGCCTCATTGCTTACTTTCCAAGGCGGCATCAACGTGCCCGGATACGCAGCGAGCAAAGGCGCTATTGGCAGCGTGGTGAAAGCGCTAGCCAACGAGTGGGCCGGCCGCGGGGTCAATGTCAATGCCATTGCTCCCGGCTACATTGCCACCGACAACACCGAAGCCCTGCGCAACGACCCCGACCGCTCCGCCAGCATCCTGGGTCGTATCCCGGCTGGCCGCTGGGGCACCCCCGACGACTTCAAAGGTCCGACCGTGTTCCTCGCTTCATCGGCCGCCGACTACGTGCACGGTACCATCCTTACGGTCGACGGTGGCTGGATGGGCCGCTAG
- the kduI gene encoding 5-dehydro-4-deoxy-D-glucuronate isomerase produces MNQRYAIGPRETAAMTTDELRENFLLEDLFVAGTIELVYTHYDRMIVGGAVPTTEPLPLPNPENLKAEYFLQRRELGILNIGAAGTVTVDGTVHELGNQDCLYVGKDTREVVFASTDSSQPAQYYLLSAPAHHAYPTRRMTQAEATPVQLGSSETANERTIFKYIYLEGIQSCQLVMGLTQLKPGSVWNTMPSHVHDRRMEVYVYFDLPENQRVLHMMGQPQQTRPLWVNNRQAVLSPPWSIHTGCGTSNYTFIWGMAGENLEYTDMDPVTIDQLR; encoded by the coding sequence ATGAACCAACGCTATGCCATCGGCCCGCGCGAAACCGCGGCAATGACCACCGACGAACTCCGGGAGAACTTCCTGCTCGAAGACCTGTTTGTGGCCGGCACCATCGAGTTGGTCTACACGCATTACGACCGCATGATTGTGGGCGGGGCCGTGCCCACCACGGAGCCGCTGCCCCTGCCTAACCCCGAGAACCTAAAGGCCGAGTACTTCCTGCAACGCCGGGAACTAGGCATCCTCAATATTGGGGCCGCGGGCACCGTCACCGTCGATGGCACGGTGCACGAGCTTGGCAACCAAGACTGCCTCTATGTGGGCAAGGATACGCGGGAGGTTGTTTTTGCCTCAACGGATAGCAGCCAGCCCGCGCAATACTATTTGCTTTCGGCTCCGGCGCACCATGCTTACCCGACGCGGCGCATGACGCAGGCTGAGGCCACACCCGTGCAGCTAGGTTCGTCGGAAACGGCTAATGAGCGCACCATCTTCAAATACATCTACCTCGAAGGCATTCAAAGCTGTCAACTCGTGATGGGGCTAACCCAACTCAAGCCCGGCTCGGTGTGGAACACGATGCCCTCGCACGTGCACGACCGGCGCATGGAGGTTTACGTCTACTTCGACCTGCCCGAAAACCAGCGCGTGCTGCACATGATGGGCCAGCCGCAGCAAACACGCCCTTTGTGGGTAAACAACCGCCAAGCCGTACTCTCGCCCCCGTGGTCGATTCACACCGGCTGCGGCACCAGTAACTACACGTTCATTTGGGGTATGGCCGGCGAGAACCTCGAGTACACCGACATGGACCCCGTTACCATCGATCAACTCCGCTAA
- a CDS encoding cupin domain-containing protein produces MSTTETNFHLGNDSQPWVQVAEGMRRQVLAYDPQMMLVRVAFEKGGIGALHHHVHTQITYVQSGVFKAVVGDETRVMQAGDVFYAPSNVWHSVECLEAGVLVDTFSPMREDFI; encoded by the coding sequence ATGTCAACTACTGAAACCAACTTCCATCTCGGCAACGATAGCCAGCCTTGGGTGCAAGTAGCCGAAGGCATGCGCCGTCAGGTGCTGGCTTATGATCCGCAGATGATGCTGGTCCGGGTGGCATTCGAGAAAGGAGGCATAGGCGCCTTGCATCACCATGTGCACACGCAAATCACGTACGTGCAAAGCGGTGTGTTCAAGGCCGTAGTAGGCGACGAGACACGTGTGATGCAGGCCGGCGACGTGTTTTATGCGCCCTCCAACGTGTGGCACAGCGTGGAATGTCTGGAAGCCGGTGTGCTGGTCGATACGTTCAGCCCCATGCGCGAAGACTTTATCTAG
- the pelA gene encoding pectate lyase — MGIFSARAQQVTVAADGSGNFRTIQAALNSLPNQATKPRTVYIKNGTYREKVFLDGKQQIILKGQSEKGVILTYALARDEWRCDPEGGADDWGVATLNMRNSPDVTLENLTVLNTYGFDDKGEVTINCPTDLTKKKTISKTGHQMALRTMPGTTRLLVKHCTFRALGGDTVSPWDVDAGLYYFQDCTMEGGVDFYCPRGWAYAENCRFICHNPNAAIWHDGSGNKDSKTVLKNCVFEGDDNFKLGRFHREAQFYLLDCKFAKNMADADIYWATSGPGAKQWGRRVYYANCHRDGGDYAWHQDNLSTAEGAPKASKITADWTYGGRWYPVSGKKATVALAPSNPANTNSVMPTAANLRADQADSIAEKMLVYQRSVGGWPKAVKIASVEEKVDYTKPLSAAKRASTLADAARNDATIDNNATTREITYLLQAFKRTNNPAYRHGAERGIQYLLKMQYPNGGFPQYYPDASSYRHLITYNDNAMIRVLDLLRSVAKQQDEFALVNPDLVGQAKQAVDRGVDCIVKTQYVQKGKRTAWCAQHDEKTLQPAKARAFELASLSGFESARIVEFLMGIENPSPEVKQAITSAVAWFEQVKMPNLALKETKDPSQPTGRDRVIVPEPGATLWARFYELDTNRPIYVGRDSKVHYALAEIENERRAGYVYAGTWPAKLLTKTYPQWQQKYAATTPQASK; from the coding sequence ATGGGGATCTTTTCAGCCCGGGCCCAGCAGGTGACAGTGGCGGCGGATGGTTCGGGAAATTTCCGGACCATCCAGGCCGCACTCAATAGTTTGCCCAACCAAGCCACCAAACCGCGCACGGTGTACATCAAGAATGGCACCTACCGCGAAAAGGTATTTTTAGACGGTAAGCAGCAGATTATCCTCAAAGGCCAAAGCGAAAAAGGCGTAATTCTGACGTATGCGCTGGCTCGCGACGAATGGCGCTGCGACCCGGAAGGCGGTGCCGACGATTGGGGTGTAGCCACGCTCAACATGCGAAACTCGCCCGACGTTACGCTCGAAAACCTGACGGTGCTCAACACCTATGGCTTCGACGATAAAGGCGAAGTAACCATTAACTGCCCCACCGACTTGACCAAAAAGAAAACTATCAGCAAAACCGGCCATCAAATGGCACTGCGTACCATGCCTGGTACCACGCGCCTACTCGTGAAGCACTGCACCTTCCGTGCCCTAGGCGGCGACACCGTAAGCCCTTGGGACGTGGACGCGGGCCTATACTACTTCCAAGACTGCACCATGGAAGGCGGCGTAGATTTTTATTGCCCCCGCGGATGGGCCTACGCCGAAAATTGCCGCTTCATCTGCCATAATCCGAATGCTGCTATCTGGCACGACGGTTCCGGCAATAAAGATTCGAAAACAGTGCTGAAGAACTGCGTTTTCGAAGGCGACGACAACTTCAAGTTGGGTCGCTTCCACCGGGAGGCGCAGTTCTATTTGCTTGATTGCAAGTTCGCCAAGAACATGGCCGACGCCGATATCTATTGGGCTACATCGGGGCCGGGAGCCAAGCAGTGGGGGCGGCGCGTGTACTACGCCAACTGCCACCGCGATGGCGGCGACTATGCCTGGCACCAAGACAACCTAAGCACAGCCGAAGGTGCCCCCAAAGCGTCGAAAATTACGGCCGATTGGACCTACGGCGGGCGTTGGTACCCTGTATCGGGCAAGAAGGCAACGGTAGCCCTAGCACCGTCTAATCCCGCCAATACCAATTCCGTGATGCCGACGGCTGCCAATCTGCGCGCCGACCAGGCGGATAGTATAGCGGAAAAGATGCTGGTATATCAGCGCAGCGTGGGCGGCTGGCCTAAGGCCGTGAAAATTGCGTCGGTGGAAGAGAAGGTGGATTACACCAAACCCCTGTCGGCGGCCAAGCGGGCTAGCACCCTAGCTGATGCTGCTCGCAACGATGCCACCATCGACAACAACGCTACTACGCGCGAAATCACCTACCTGCTGCAAGCTTTCAAGCGCACCAACAATCCTGCTTACCGGCATGGCGCGGAGCGAGGCATTCAATACCTGCTGAAGATGCAGTACCCCAACGGCGGCTTTCCGCAGTACTACCCCGATGCTAGCAGCTACCGCCACCTCATCACCTACAACGACAACGCCATGATTCGGGTGCTAGACTTGCTACGGAGCGTAGCCAAGCAGCAAGACGAGTTTGCCCTCGTCAACCCTGATTTGGTAGGGCAGGCCAAGCAAGCTGTAGACCGGGGTGTGGACTGCATTGTGAAAACGCAGTACGTGCAAAAAGGCAAACGCACGGCTTGGTGCGCGCAGCACGACGAAAAAACCTTGCAACCTGCCAAAGCGAGGGCCTTCGAGTTGGCTTCGCTTAGTGGTTTCGAGTCGGCGCGTATTGTAGAGTTCTTGATGGGAATTGAGAACCCCTCGCCGGAAGTGAAGCAAGCCATTACCAGCGCCGTAGCGTGGTTCGAACAAGTTAAAATGCCGAACCTAGCCTTGAAGGAAACGAAAGACCCGAGCCAGCCAACCGGCCGCGACCGGGTAATAGTGCCGGAGCCCGGCGCCACGTTGTGGGCCCGGTTTTATGAACTTGACACCAATCGTCCCATTTATGTGGGGCGCGACAGCAAGGTGCATTACGCCTTAGCTGAAATAGAAAATGAGCGGCGGGCGGGCTACGTCTACGCGGGCACTTGGCCAGCGAAACTGCTCACCAAAACCTACCCGCAATGGCAGCAAAAGTATGCGGCCACCACTCCGCAGGCCAGTAAATAA
- a CDS encoding tagaturonate reductase, whose protein sequence is MPHLSKFLVLSAPSTAASLPTAAHFELPEKVLQFGTGVLLRGLPDYFIEKANRQGIFNGRIVVVKSTDGGDITAFERQDGLYTLVVRGIEDGQTVEENMVCSAISRVLSAKSQWDEILACAANPELTIVISNTTEVGIQLVADDVTQTPPVSFPGKLLAFLYARYQAFNGDKAKGLVIVPTELVVDNGTKLEGILLEQAHRNNLPAEFIDWLETANSVCNSLVDRIVPGRPDVTMQDTLAEQLGYDDELLTMSEVYTLWAIEGDEHVKEVLSFHQVDKGVVIQPDINQFRELKLRLLNGTHTLSCALAILCGYTTVREAMDDQQFASFVQNLMLTDLLPGIPYAIDEQVGQRFGMQVLDRFRNPYIEHRWLSISLNYTTKQQMRNVPTLLHYSRQVGGVPHYVALGFAAYLLFMRGTRQEASGWHGEINGTEYLIQDDKAGYFADLWNRLGPAELTRTVLHNSALWGHDLLTVPGFADEVSNYLEQLIEQGGKATLSKVLNQTVDQQAAVK, encoded by the coding sequence ATGCCCCACCTCTCGAAATTCCTCGTTCTTTCTGCCCCTTCCACAGCGGCATCCCTTCCCACTGCCGCGCATTTTGAATTGCCCGAAAAGGTGCTGCAATTCGGCACCGGCGTACTGCTGCGCGGCCTGCCCGACTACTTCATCGAGAAAGCCAACCGCCAGGGCATCTTCAACGGCCGCATTGTGGTAGTGAAAAGCACCGATGGCGGCGACATTACGGCCTTCGAGCGCCAAGATGGGCTCTATACCTTGGTGGTCCGTGGTATCGAGGATGGCCAAACGGTGGAAGAGAATATGGTTTGCTCGGCCATTAGCCGGGTATTGTCGGCCAAAAGCCAGTGGGACGAAATACTCGCCTGCGCCGCTAACCCCGAGCTGACAATCGTTATTTCCAACACCACCGAAGTAGGCATTCAGCTAGTAGCCGACGATGTGACGCAGACGCCACCCGTCTCGTTTCCGGGCAAACTGCTGGCTTTCTTATATGCCCGCTACCAAGCCTTCAATGGCGACAAAGCCAAGGGCCTCGTGATTGTGCCCACCGAGCTTGTGGTAGACAACGGCACCAAACTCGAAGGCATCCTGCTCGAGCAGGCGCACCGCAACAACCTGCCCGCCGAGTTCATCGATTGGTTGGAAACGGCCAATTCTGTGTGCAACTCGCTGGTGGATCGCATCGTGCCCGGCCGGCCCGACGTGACCATGCAAGACACCCTGGCCGAGCAGTTAGGCTACGATGACGAATTGCTGACCATGTCGGAGGTGTACACACTGTGGGCCATTGAGGGCGACGAGCACGTGAAAGAAGTGCTTTCGTTTCATCAAGTAGATAAAGGCGTGGTCATCCAGCCCGACATCAACCAATTCCGGGAGCTAAAGCTTCGTCTGCTCAATGGCACGCACACACTTAGCTGCGCCCTGGCCATCCTATGCGGTTACACAACCGTGCGTGAGGCCATGGACGATCAGCAGTTTGCCAGCTTCGTGCAGAACCTGATGCTAACGGATTTGCTACCAGGCATTCCGTACGCCATAGACGAGCAAGTAGGCCAGCGCTTCGGGATGCAGGTCCTCGACCGATTCCGCAACCCCTATATCGAGCACCGCTGGTTGAGCATTAGCCTCAACTATACTACCAAGCAGCAGATGCGCAACGTGCCTACGTTGCTACACTACTCGCGCCAGGTGGGCGGTGTGCCGCATTATGTGGCATTAGGTTTTGCCGCTTATCTGCTGTTTATGCGTGGCACCCGTCAGGAAGCCAGCGGCTGGCACGGTGAAATAAACGGCACGGAATACCTCATTCAGGACGACAAAGCCGGCTACTTCGCTGACCTCTGGAACCGACTTGGTCCCGCCGAACTAACGCGCACAGTGCTACACAACAGCGCGTTGTGGGGCCACGATTTGCTGACCGTGCCGGGCTTTGCCGACGAGGTAAGCAACTACTTGGAACAGCTCATCGAGCAAGGCGGAAAAGCCACACTGAGCAAGGTGCTGAACCAGACTGTAGACCAGCAAGCCGCCGTGAAATGA